Proteins found in one Alteromonas macleodii genomic segment:
- a CDS encoding halomucin: MKIKRCRMFSRSFNHVILAICITAFASGCMVILPTSSISTNQEPEKIVDRIEYNANRCWSTLHQPIHSDIVVNTYTIQNGYKLTASRKEGSTPQYPFLHVTVTHSTYGSEVSVREGEFNLGTDLNLSDDVNRWINGDNSC; the protein is encoded by the coding sequence ATGAAAATTAAACGCTGCAGAATGTTCAGCCGCTCATTTAACCACGTAATTCTAGCAATTTGTATAACGGCATTTGCTTCAGGCTGCATGGTGATCTTGCCGACCTCTTCTATTTCCACCAACCAAGAACCTGAAAAAATAGTTGACCGCATTGAATACAATGCAAACCGATGCTGGTCCACACTGCATCAGCCAATCCATAGCGATATAGTCGTAAACACATATACAATACAAAACGGCTACAAACTCACGGCCAGTCGTAAAGAAGGGAGCACCCCGCAATATCCTTTTTTACACGTCACCGTTACCCACTCAACCTACGGTAGCGAGGTATCTGTTCGAGAAGGTGAGTTTAACTTAGGCACAGACTTAAATTTAAGTGATGATGTAAATCGATGGATAAATGGCGACAATAGCTGCTAA
- a CDS encoding ion transporter → MLRINRENLRNSHETPWLILDLVMLGILFVNLAWLIFDALYATDFVYGLLGTYFPGFLNAYDPIHANFLLVDLVFIAIFFTEFCFRWAVAIVRKEHLRWYFFPFLHWYDIIGLIPTGPTRLFRFLRIFSILHRLHKFEIIDLNQTAVFRFFAFYYDVFVEELSDRIVVKVLSDAQKDISAGSPLLDDINAQVLAPRRLVITQWMAGVINHLGQSIQSEEHGEVIREHVRKSVGKAVRSNAQVSSLHYLPVIGKTIENTLEESVTDIVTTSLVNLLSDLDAERIDHFISVGMHDYTPTADALDKEVLNVVNECLELVKAHVAQQRWKSHLTEKESAIPTDKPKI, encoded by the coding sequence ATGCTAAGAATTAACCGAGAAAATCTGCGAAATAGTCACGAAACGCCTTGGTTAATTTTAGATTTAGTCATGCTAGGTATACTGTTTGTAAATCTAGCGTGGCTTATTTTCGATGCGCTTTATGCTACAGATTTTGTATACGGTCTTTTAGGTACATATTTCCCCGGCTTTCTAAACGCTTACGATCCAATTCACGCCAATTTTTTGTTGGTCGATTTAGTCTTCATTGCCATATTTTTTACCGAGTTCTGTTTTCGTTGGGCCGTTGCTATTGTTCGTAAAGAGCACTTACGCTGGTACTTCTTTCCGTTTTTGCATTGGTACGACATTATTGGCTTAATACCAACTGGCCCTACTCGTCTGTTTCGCTTCTTGCGAATATTCTCCATACTACACCGCTTGCACAAGTTCGAAATTATCGATTTAAATCAAACCGCCGTCTTTCGCTTTTTTGCCTTTTATTACGACGTGTTTGTTGAAGAACTTAGCGACCGGATTGTTGTTAAAGTGCTAAGCGATGCGCAAAAAGATATTTCAGCGGGCTCGCCTTTGTTAGACGATATCAATGCACAGGTGCTAGCGCCCCGCCGTCTTGTCATAACCCAATGGATGGCTGGCGTTATCAACCATTTAGGGCAATCTATTCAAAGTGAAGAACATGGTGAGGTGATTCGAGAGCACGTCCGAAAAAGCGTGGGAAAAGCAGTGAGAAGCAATGCACAAGTATCCTCGCTGCATTACCTTCCTGTTATCGGCAAAACCATTGAAAATACGTTGGAAGAGTCAGTCACCGATATCGTTACTACATCGCTAGTAAACCTATTGAGCGACTTAGATGCAGAGCGCATCGACCATTTCATTTCAGTCGGCATGCACGACTACACTCCTACTGCTGACGCACTAGATAAAGAAGTGCTTAACGTTGTAAATGAATGCTTGGAATTGGTGAAAGCGCACGTTGCCCAGCAGCGTTGGAAGTCACATCTCACCGAAAAAGAATCGGCTATCCCTACTGACAAACCCAAGATTTAA
- a CDS encoding peptidylprolyl isomerase encodes MVTLKTNFGDITLELFEDKAPKTVANFLSYVEDGFFDNTIFHRVINNFMVQGGGFTPDMEQKDTKEPIENEADNGVANEVGTIAMARTQDPHSATAQFFINVNNNDFLNHTSKSVNGWGYCAFGKVVEGMDVVEKIKAVKTGNNGYHQDVPVEPVIIEKAVVA; translated from the coding sequence ATGGTTACGTTAAAAACAAATTTCGGTGACATCACCCTAGAGCTTTTTGAAGATAAAGCACCTAAAACAGTAGCTAACTTCCTTTCTTACGTAGAAGACGGCTTTTTCGACAACACTATCTTTCACCGTGTAATTAACAACTTTATGGTCCAAGGTGGCGGTTTTACGCCTGACATGGAACAGAAAGATACTAAAGAGCCTATCGAAAACGAAGCAGACAACGGTGTTGCAAATGAAGTAGGTACCATCGCGATGGCGCGTACTCAAGACCCACACTCAGCTACTGCACAGTTTTTCATTAACGTGAACAACAACGACTTCCTTAACCACACTAGTAAGTCTGTAAACGGTTGGGGTTACTGTGCTTTCGGTAAAGTGGTTGAAGGTATGGACGTGGTAGAGAAGATCAAAGCGGTTAAAACCGGTAACAATGGCTACCACCAGGATGTACCTGTTGAGCCAGTGATCATTGAAAAAGCAGTTGTAGCCTAA
- a CDS encoding Lrp/AsnC family transcriptional regulator → MYVDLDAKDRELLDILKRDARTPVTVLAEVLSLSRNTVQKRIDRLVNSGVIDGFTIRVNEQLQPDKIKALMSVELEGLSTTQLISKLRQVNGVERFHTTNGNWDLLIVITAESLAHLDGILKEVRGVKGVLNSETSIILSTTEK, encoded by the coding sequence ATGTATGTAGATTTAGATGCGAAAGATCGCGAGCTTCTCGATATATTGAAACGCGATGCGCGAACACCTGTGACCGTGCTTGCTGAAGTCCTCTCGTTATCGCGAAATACGGTTCAAAAACGAATCGACAGGTTAGTAAATTCGGGGGTGATCGACGGTTTTACTATTCGCGTTAATGAGCAGCTGCAACCAGACAAAATAAAAGCTCTTATGTCAGTCGAGCTTGAAGGGCTTAGTACTACACAGCTTATTAGTAAGCTTAGGCAGGTGAATGGTGTTGAGCGGTTTCATACTACAAACGGAAATTGGGATTTACTTATTGTTATCACCGCCGAAAGTCTCGCGCACTTAGATGGCATTTTAAAAGAAGTGCGCGGCGTTAAAGGCGTGCTTAATAGTGAGACGAGTATTATTCTGTCTACTACTGAAAAATAG
- the ctlX gene encoding citrulline utilization hydrolase CtlX, which translates to MQASHITNTRLTTPNTVLMVRPCHFRPNKQTAKDNSFQKPFVLKRENIEEISKNACIEFDEMVRTLRINHITVEVFETEDEKTPDSVFPNNWLSTHPNGLLVTYPMYCENRRNERRGDIVRYLQKHYAVAQTTDLSYLEKDNMIVEGTGAMVIDHESKLAYVCLSQRSNKKAVTAACKLIGLTPVFFSAFDSNGTAVYHTNVMMSVGSDFAIVATSMIKDCDRPLVLSTLKESGKTVIEINEAQVNAFAGNCLELLNNSGKRLLLLSQTAFNSLDETQRALLPTDLTLLPIAVPTIEMGGGSVRCMVAGIHLQRKVVDSKVNETSRPSPQTRIRLVKEGDLEGLLALAQAASPGMTTFPPDRLTLNSKLKRSIIEEQKLYKKERPDYLLFVLEELHSGELVGTSAIFGELGKDDSFYSYKREKVTQRNNALGVQYTHDVLHLSHHFEGYAEVASLFLLPQYRKDFNGKLLTKVRYLFMGLHQSVFPKNVMADLRGYVDEEGRSPFWNALGNHFFPMTYAEADLYGAVNGNQFIADLMPKLPLYVNMLPDDAQHAIGKPHNDGRPAMALLEKEGFKFTNYIDIFDGAPSMEAEVAALKTVQTTKQIKVEIAHSVTKGRLMLVATRNQPFYAMMAEVNEQGEIAVISQRTAQALNLSSGNTILLSEV; encoded by the coding sequence ATGCAAGCCAGTCACATCACAAACACACGCCTAACTACGCCAAATACGGTTTTAATGGTACGCCCCTGTCACTTTCGCCCAAACAAGCAAACAGCCAAAGACAATAGCTTTCAAAAGCCCTTTGTATTGAAGCGAGAAAATATAGAGGAAATATCAAAGAATGCGTGCATAGAATTTGATGAGATGGTTCGCACTTTACGCATAAACCATATAACAGTTGAAGTATTTGAAACTGAAGACGAAAAAACACCTGATTCCGTGTTTCCGAACAATTGGTTAAGTACACATCCCAATGGTTTGCTTGTCACCTACCCTATGTACTGCGAAAACCGCAGAAATGAAAGGCGAGGTGACATAGTCCGCTATCTGCAAAAACACTATGCCGTAGCGCAAACAACGGATTTGTCTTATCTAGAAAAAGACAACATGATTGTGGAAGGAACAGGGGCCATGGTAATCGATCATGAAAGCAAGTTAGCCTATGTTTGCCTTTCTCAACGATCCAACAAAAAAGCTGTAACAGCGGCGTGCAAATTAATTGGTTTAACACCTGTATTTTTTAGCGCCTTTGACTCCAACGGTACAGCCGTTTATCACACTAATGTGATGATGAGTGTGGGTAGCGACTTTGCCATTGTTGCGACTAGCATGATTAAAGACTGCGACAGGCCTTTGGTGCTATCAACACTTAAGGAATCGGGTAAAACTGTAATAGAAATTAACGAAGCGCAAGTAAATGCATTTGCTGGAAACTGCCTTGAGCTATTGAATAACAGCGGAAAACGTTTGTTACTCTTATCACAAACCGCTTTTAATTCATTAGATGAAACGCAGCGAGCTTTGCTGCCCACCGATCTTACTTTGCTTCCTATCGCTGTTCCCACTATTGAAATGGGAGGTGGTTCCGTACGCTGTATGGTGGCTGGTATTCACCTTCAACGCAAGGTGGTTGATAGCAAAGTAAACGAGACAAGTAGACCAAGCCCACAGACACGAATTAGGTTGGTAAAAGAAGGTGATTTGGAGGGCTTACTTGCACTAGCACAAGCTGCTTCACCGGGCATGACCACATTCCCACCCGACAGATTAACACTTAACTCCAAGCTAAAACGCTCAATAATCGAAGAGCAAAAACTGTATAAAAAAGAACGGCCTGATTATTTGTTATTCGTTTTGGAGGAGCTTCATTCCGGTGAGCTAGTTGGTACATCTGCCATTTTTGGTGAGTTGGGAAAAGATGATAGTTTCTATAGTTATAAACGAGAAAAAGTAACACAGCGCAATAACGCGCTTGGTGTACAATACACCCACGATGTGCTGCACCTTAGTCATCATTTTGAAGGCTATGCAGAGGTGGCTTCGCTTTTTCTTCTCCCCCAATACCGAAAAGACTTTAACGGCAAACTACTGACTAAAGTACGGTATCTATTCATGGGCTTGCATCAAAGTGTTTTTCCCAAAAACGTAATGGCCGATTTGCGAGGGTATGTTGACGAGGAAGGCCGCTCCCCTTTTTGGAACGCTTTAGGTAACCATTTCTTTCCAATGACTTATGCCGAGGCAGATTTATACGGCGCCGTTAACGGCAACCAATTTATTGCTGATTTAATGCCTAAGCTTCCCTTGTACGTGAACATGCTACCTGACGATGCTCAACACGCCATTGGAAAGCCTCACAATGATGGACGACCTGCCATGGCATTACTGGAAAAAGAAGGGTTTAAGTTTACCAACTACATCGACATTTTTGACGGTGCACCAAGTATGGAAGCCGAAGTAGCAGCGCTTAAGACTGTTCAAACGACGAAACAAATCAAGGTAGAAATCGCTCATAGTGTTACAAAAGGCAGGTTGATGCTTGTGGCAACCCGAAACCAACCGTTTTATGCCATGATGGCCGAAGTGAATGAGCAAGGCGAAATTGCTGTTATCTCTCAAAGAACTGCACAAGCGCTAAACCTAAGCTCCGGAAATACAATTTTACTTTCTGAGGTTTAA
- a CDS encoding lytic transglycosylase, which produces MQLKFFPLSPLLLAIGLTGCQITDNNSDNTQLESNENASLEACSEIHSNEEAISDCELARDGVVEVVHPNDDTLEEGAELTATPDMHTQAVVTDVWERASANFALPIPDNKRLSAQRKWYLKHPEYMARVVKRAKPFLYYIAEEIEKRDMPMELILLPIVESAFDPFAYSHGRAAGMWQFIPGTGKRFGMDQNWWYDGRRDVVASTQGALDYLTYLNEMFDGNWLHALAAYNSGEGRVQRAIKANKRAGKPTDFWNLNLPKETRAYVPKLLALADILKNKDEYAYSWPEVENVAVIEVVDIGSQVDLAFAAELAGMSLKELHGLNPGFNRWATSPDGPHRLVLPLDKAPAFSQALAKIDQKERLNWVRHTVKSGDSLGKIAKQYHTTVKVLKRINELDSSMIRIGQAIMVPVALQELDSYTLSQEQRLASLQNNSSSQQKVRHTVKSGDTLWDIARKYKVSTKQLAKWNGMAPGDTLRPGKTLVIWQKGKAQAEVTKKLTYTVRNGDSLSRIASKFNVKVSDIGKWNSLNTKRYLQPGQRLKLYVDVTRLNASS; this is translated from the coding sequence ATGCAGTTGAAGTTTTTCCCTCTATCGCCATTGTTGTTGGCGATAGGTTTAACGGGTTGTCAGATAACAGATAATAATAGTGACAACACGCAATTAGAAAGTAACGAAAATGCTTCGCTAGAAGCGTGCAGTGAAATTCATAGCAATGAAGAAGCTATTTCTGATTGTGAGTTAGCAAGAGATGGCGTTGTTGAAGTCGTGCACCCAAATGACGATACGCTAGAAGAAGGTGCCGAACTTACCGCGACACCTGACATGCATACGCAGGCTGTTGTAACAGACGTGTGGGAACGTGCTAGCGCAAACTTTGCTTTACCTATCCCTGACAATAAACGTCTAAGTGCACAGAGAAAGTGGTACTTAAAGCACCCTGAATACATGGCTCGCGTTGTTAAACGTGCCAAGCCATTTCTTTACTACATCGCAGAAGAAATTGAAAAGCGTGACATGCCGATGGAGTTAATTCTCTTGCCTATCGTAGAAAGCGCATTCGACCCTTTCGCCTATTCTCATGGTAGAGCAGCCGGTATGTGGCAATTTATCCCAGGCACCGGTAAGCGGTTTGGTATGGACCAAAACTGGTGGTACGACGGGCGCCGCGACGTTGTTGCGTCAACACAAGGTGCACTGGATTATCTTACCTATTTAAATGAGATGTTTGACGGTAACTGGCTACACGCACTAGCAGCCTATAATAGTGGTGAAGGCCGTGTTCAACGAGCGATTAAAGCTAACAAACGTGCAGGTAAACCTACCGATTTTTGGAACTTGAACTTACCCAAGGAAACACGTGCGTATGTGCCTAAGCTATTAGCCCTTGCTGATATTCTTAAAAACAAAGATGAATATGCGTACTCATGGCCAGAAGTGGAAAACGTTGCCGTTATCGAGGTAGTCGATATTGGCTCTCAGGTCGATTTAGCGTTTGCGGCCGAGCTTGCCGGCATGTCTTTGAAAGAGCTTCATGGATTAAACCCTGGGTTTAATCGCTGGGCTACATCCCCAGATGGTCCACACCGCTTAGTACTTCCCCTTGATAAAGCTCCTGCGTTTTCGCAAGCCCTTGCTAAGATTGATCAAAAAGAGCGTCTCAACTGGGTACGTCACACCGTTAAGTCTGGCGATAGCTTAGGTAAAATTGCAAAGCAATATCACACAACAGTGAAAGTGCTGAAAAGGATAAATGAGTTAGACTCATCAATGATCAGAATAGGTCAAGCGATAATGGTACCTGTAGCGCTTCAAGAGTTAGACAGCTATACCTTATCGCAAGAGCAACGTTTGGCCAGTTTACAAAACAACAGCTCTTCACAGCAAAAAGTGCGTCACACCGTTAAATCCGGTGATACGCTATGGGATATTGCGCGTAAGTACAAAGTAAGTACTAAGCAGTTAGCTAAATGGAACGGCATGGCGCCAGGTGATACGCTTCGTCCAGGAAAAACTTTGGTTATTTGGCAGAAAGGCAAAGCGCAAGCCGAGGTTACAAAAAAGCTGACCTACACAGTAAGAAACGGTGACTCGTTATCTCGTATCGCCAGCAAGTTCAATGTTAAGGTAAGTGACATTGGCAAGTGGAACTCGCTAAACACTAAGCGCTATCTGCAACCCGGTCAAAGACTTAAACTGTATGTAGACGTGACAAGGTTGAACGCATCGAGCTAG
- the cysS gene encoding cysteine--tRNA ligase produces the protein MLHLYNTRTREKAKFVPLQEGKVGLYVCGITVYDLSHMGHARTYLSFDVLVRYLRHLGLDVKYVRNITDIDDKIIARANENGESFEALTARTIAMMHEDFAAINLLEPDVEPTVSGHMDEIIEIIQRLMDKGYAYQAKSGDVLFDVSKYEDYGKLSKQDLEQLKAGARVEVAAGKDDPLDFVLWKTTKPGEPAWQSPWGEGRPGWHIECSAMNHKHLGAHFDIHGGGSDLTFPHHENEVAQSCCAYDTPYVNVWMHAGMVQVNDEKMSKSLGNFFTLRDVLKEHDSETLRFFLMSAHYRSQLSYSQDNITQAKAALERLYTALRGVVVDESTDLSYGGYLARFEAAMNDDLNVPEAFSILFDVARELNRQKDNAEEAGKLAAVLKRLGAILGMLQSDPDTYLKGGEGNDDEAAEIEALIKQRNDARAAKDWAAADAARDALNAKGVVLEDGPSGTTWRKA, from the coding sequence ATGCTACATCTTTACAATACCCGAACCCGTGAAAAAGCGAAGTTTGTTCCGCTTCAAGAAGGGAAAGTGGGTTTGTATGTGTGTGGTATTACTGTTTATGACCTAAGTCACATGGGTCACGCCCGTACCTACCTAAGTTTCGATGTTTTAGTACGCTACTTGCGTCACCTTGGTTTAGACGTGAAGTACGTGCGTAATATCACGGATATCGACGATAAGATTATCGCTCGCGCCAATGAAAATGGCGAAAGCTTTGAGGCACTAACTGCACGTACTATCGCTATGATGCACGAAGATTTTGCGGCGATTAACTTACTAGAACCAGACGTTGAGCCAACAGTAAGTGGCCATATGGATGAGATCATTGAAATTATTCAACGTCTTATGGATAAAGGCTATGCTTATCAAGCTAAAAGCGGCGATGTACTATTCGACGTAAGCAAGTATGAAGATTATGGCAAGCTGAGTAAGCAAGACCTAGAGCAGCTTAAAGCAGGTGCCCGTGTTGAAGTGGCGGCAGGTAAAGACGACCCGCTAGATTTTGTATTGTGGAAAACTACCAAGCCGGGAGAGCCTGCGTGGCAGTCACCATGGGGCGAAGGTCGTCCGGGCTGGCACATTGAGTGTTCTGCTATGAACCACAAGCACCTTGGCGCACACTTTGATATTCATGGCGGTGGTTCAGATTTAACCTTCCCGCACCATGAAAACGAAGTAGCTCAGTCGTGCTGCGCATACGATACGCCATACGTAAACGTGTGGATGCACGCGGGTATGGTTCAAGTTAATGATGAAAAGATGTCTAAGTCGTTAGGCAATTTCTTTACCTTGCGCGATGTGCTTAAAGAGCACGACTCAGAAACCTTGCGTTTCTTCTTGATGTCGGCGCATTATCGTAGCCAGTTAAGTTACTCTCAAGACAACATAACTCAAGCGAAGGCAGCCCTAGAGCGTTTATATACTGCGCTGCGTGGCGTTGTGGTAGACGAGAGTACAGACCTTAGTTACGGCGGCTATTTAGCGCGTTTCGAAGCAGCTATGAATGATGACCTAAACGTACCTGAAGCGTTTTCTATATTGTTCGATGTAGCACGTGAGCTTAACCGCCAAAAAGACAATGCTGAAGAAGCAGGTAAACTGGCTGCTGTTCTTAAACGGTTAGGCGCTATTTTGGGAATGCTTCAAAGCGACCCAGATACTTACCTTAAAGGTGGTGAAGGTAACGATGACGAAGCCGCTGAAATTGAAGCGTTAATAAAACAGCGTAATGATGCTCGTGCAGCTAAAGACTGGGCAGCTGCAGATGCAGCGCGTGATGCATTAAACGCGAAAGGCGTAGTGTTAGAAGACGGCCCAAGCGGCACGACGTGGCGTAAAGCCTAA